A portion of the Aythya fuligula isolate bAytFul2 chromosome 10, bAytFul2.pri, whole genome shotgun sequence genome contains these proteins:
- the LOC116493024 gene encoding musculoskeletal embryonic nuclear protein 1 isoform X1, protein MSQPAPVKKKRPPVKEEDLKGARGNLSKNQEIKSKTYQVMKQCEQMGSAAPSIFSRDRTGGETVFEKPKDEPAKSVFG, encoded by the exons ATGTCACAG CCAGCCCCTGTGAAAAAGAAGCGTCCTCCAGTGAAGGAAGAAGATCTCAAAGGAGCTAGAGGAAATCTTTCCAAAAACCAGGAAATTAAATCTAAAACCTACCAAGTCATGAAGCAGTGTG aacAAATGGGCTCTGCAGCACCTTCCATATTCAGCCGAGATCGGACAGGAGGTGAAACAGTCTTTGAGAAACCTAAAGATGAACCAGCCAAAAGCGTCTTTGGTTGA